A single region of the Enterobacter cloacae complex sp. R_G8 genome encodes:
- a CDS encoding amino acid ABC transporter ATP-binding protein: MLSGLFSHSAAGSADFSHLEQASVEFRNVDKHYGNHPVLNGINLTITPGEVVAILGPSGSGKSTLIRLINQLETLSGGEILVDNKPTGRLSGPALRQLRSRVGFVFQQFNLYAHLTASQNITLALEHVHGWKPLPAQERALTLLENVGMLDKAHHFPAELSGGQQQRVAIARALASSPQIILFDEPTSALDPEMIGEVLLVMRSLAHSGITMIVVTHEMQFARDIADRIVFIDGGQILETAPPEQFFRHPSHPRAQRFLQKVLNPLHQEPL, encoded by the coding sequence CAGGTTTATTTTCACACTCCGCGGCAGGCTCCGCGGATTTTTCACATCTGGAACAGGCCAGTGTCGAGTTTCGCAACGTCGACAAACATTACGGTAACCATCCGGTTTTAAACGGTATTAACCTTACCATTACGCCTGGGGAAGTGGTGGCTATCCTCGGCCCTTCGGGTTCGGGTAAATCCACGCTGATCCGCCTTATTAACCAGCTTGAGACGTTAAGCGGCGGTGAGATCCTGGTCGACAACAAACCCACCGGGCGACTTTCCGGCCCCGCGCTGCGCCAGTTACGTAGCCGCGTCGGGTTTGTGTTCCAGCAATTTAATCTCTATGCCCATCTCACCGCCAGTCAGAATATCACCCTGGCACTGGAGCATGTTCACGGCTGGAAGCCCCTGCCCGCACAAGAACGTGCCCTGACGCTGCTGGAAAACGTAGGCATGCTGGACAAGGCACACCATTTCCCTGCGGAACTTTCCGGCGGCCAACAGCAGCGGGTGGCGATTGCCCGTGCGCTGGCCTCATCGCCGCAAATTATTCTCTTCGACGAGCCGACCTCCGCGCTCGACCCTGAAATGATTGGCGAAGTGTTACTGGTCATGAGATCGCTGGCTCACAGCGGGATCACCATGATTGTGGTCACGCACGAGATGCAGTTTGCCCGTGACATTGCCGACCGGATTGTCTTTATCGATGGCGGACAGATACTGGAAACCGCGCCGCCGGAACAATTCTTCCGCCATCCGTCGCACCCGCGTGCGCAGCGTTTTCTGCAAAAGGTGTTGAACCCGCTGCATCAGGAGCCGTTGTAA